The Lates calcarifer isolate ASB-BC8 linkage group LG18, TLL_Latcal_v3, whole genome shotgun sequence region AAAGAATTTAACAGCCTCTAATTACAGACAGGGAGTCACAGACTCCTAACTACAGGCTTTATGTAATTATCTAcctgtctcctcctgcacaCGGCCTCATCTCTCATGGGATCAAATTTATagtattttctttctcctttctttgcAGCACTTCTCAGAGCTCCTCGACGACCTGTCCCAGGATGCTTTGCTGGGCCAGCTGCTCAGCGACCCCTTCCTTTCCGGGGTGCGGGGCGGAGCGGAGGCCATGGAGGGCGAGGACGGAGGCGACCTGTCCCCGTCCTCACCCCTACCCCCTCACATCACGGCCGAGCACAGCTACTCGCTCTGCGGGGACAGCCGGCCGCAGTCGCCGCTGTCGCACCTGACCGGAGAGCAAGGCAGCGAAGCAGGTGAGACGCAGAAGATAAGACACGCTCTTCAGACAGATACTGATGTGTTACATAATAAAGATGCAGTTTGAAACGTACATTCAGtagcacagaaacactgacagacGTCCGTGTcgtctgtcctgcagcagagtCTGACGGGGATTCATCTGAGTGGCCCATGGAGCAGGAGGAAGCTATAGACGGCCTCCTGTGTGAGACTCCCTCCCTGCTCCCcaccctctccctgtctctggcCTCCAGCGAGGGGCCACAAGCACCCGAGGGCCCCACTGTggcccctgctgctgctgctgccagcccAGCTCAGACCACAGCCAGCAGCCACAACCACGGCAAAGGCATCAAGGTGAGAAACCAGAGACATGATGAAttttttttcagaatttttttcagtttttcattgtgtgttacttcaacttttctctcttcttcctcctgtttctctcgTTCCGTTTACAGATAAAAGAGGAGAATATCATCCCTCAGATTAAACTGGAGCCTCATGAAGTCGACCAGTTTCTCAATCTTTCACCAAAAGGTCAGAATTCACATGAAGCAATGAGGACCCCTTCTGGCCGTGTAGAAGAACGCAAATATTTTACTTGAAGTAGAAGTGGTAATAAAATATTGTGAatatactccattacaagtaaaaaccATTCATTTAGAATCAATTGAAATCAActtgtgtaaaaaaaactgatcaaaacattcaaaacatgcCTACTGCAATGACAGAAagtgggtaaaaaaaaaagataatgaaactttaatgacTTAAAAGTTGTATTTGGCCATCTGACTCTGTACTTACTTACTGGAAAATCCTCTCAAACTGCAAAATGGATTGAGTTGAGATAACTGATGCTGACTTAAGGACCAGCAGCATCTCAAGGAAGTTTtttctcagaggaaaaaaaagctcaagTTTTGTCCTGAAATACTTTagattgtttcttttatcctgAGAAACTGTCATTTCTGCCTCTGTTGTGCTCGTTAATCAGTGAACCttgtgtttcaggtctggaGTCTCTGCAGATGCCTCCCACTCCTCCCAGTTCCCACGGCAGCGACTCTGAGGGCAGCCAGAGCCCTGTCCACGCCCCGCCCGGCCTCTCCTGCCCCACCTCTCCCACCAGCCCCTCTCCATCCCAGGCCAGCCTGAAGGTGTCGCCTCGCGCTGCCTCCTCCCTGTCCAACTCCCCTCTGCTCACTGCTCCTCATGTGAGTACTGACCATCTTTTAAAACTGTGCCAGTACGATGAGAGAGTTTCTGaatctgggttttttttttttgcgtgtgtgtgtagaaacTGCAGGGGTCAGGGCCGCTGATCCTGACCGAGGAGGAGCGGCGCACCCTGGTGGCCGAAGGTTACCCTGTTCCCACCAAACTGCCGCTCACCAAAGCCGAGGAGAAGGCGCTGAAGAAGATCCGCAGGAAGATAAAGAACAAGGTACAAACTACAGCCTGGATGCACAAATATATTAATGTTATTgtagaaagaaataaagaatagtaaaacagtgttttttttatccgTGAGAGTCTGTTTGCACCTGTTTTATTCAACCTGACATAAATAAATTCTAACAAGAGAATGTCTAAAGAACAGGAGAAAGTTAAACCTGAATAAGAATCAGTCAACAGCAGTTCCAATCCCAAATATCTGTTAATTGTCTCCAAGCCATTACACTGGTTCAGCCAGTATAGTAGTTCAGATAACTGTACATACCTGTTATTCCAGTATAGGCACCAGTGTAATTTTGTAACTCAAAgccaaacacacaaatcaaactTTGTGTGATTATTTATCTAACTGTATTCcctcctttgttttctctctctctctctctctctctctctctctctctctctctgtcttcagaTTTCAGCTCAGGAGAGTCgcaggaagaagaaagagtaCATGGACGCTCTGGAGAAGAAGTAagtcctcctcttcttgttcTTCATCCTTTCATCACACTGTATCAAAAACACTGAGTCACTCTACGGAAACAAACCTTAATTCATTTAGATTCCtgataaactgaaataatcttATAAATGTTAAGTATTTAAATAATCTCCTGTTTGATAAAATGACTTTGAACCATTCAGTAATTAGAATTTCTTGCACTGAAGCGTTGAATTTTAGGATTATCTGCAGGATGAATGTCACAGAATGTAATGCTACAAAGAGAAACTAAAATTTGTCACTTACAGTAAATAACATGCAATGAATGTTTCATGAAAAAGACCATTTGGAATATGTGCAGCATAAAAAACTGAGATTATATACTAATTATTTAGTCATGCAAGATAAATGTGATTTACTGTACATTGTGTGGAGATGTCTGTACAGTCACTGACCCTGCAGTACTTCTGTCTGACCACAGGGTGGAGACCTGCTCCAATGAAAACAACGAACTACGCAGGAAAGTGGAAACTCTGGAGTGTACAAACAAGTGAGAGCCACTGTCTCGATATTATACCTACATATACATACACTTCACTTCATGTGTGATTTAATGTATAATAAATGTCCTCACATTTCCTATTTT contains the following coding sequences:
- the creb3l2 gene encoding cyclic AMP-responsive element-binding protein 3-like protein 2 isoform X2, translating into MEILDSSEPFLHWDRNLSELSEAGEIDSVLYTNHFSELLDDLSQDALLGQLLSDPFLSGVRGGAEAMEGEDGGDLSPSSPLPPHITAEHSYSLCGDSRPQSPLSHLTGEQGSEAAESDGDSSEWPMEQEEAIDGLLCETPSLLPTLSLSLASSEGPQAPEGPTVAPAAAAASPAQTTASSHNHGKGIKIKEENIIPQIKLEPHEVDQFLNLSPKGLESLQMPPTPPSSHGSDSEGSQSPVHAPPGLSCPTSPTSPSPSQASLKVSPRAASSLSNSPLLTAPHKLQGSGPLILTEEERRTLVAEGYPVPTKLPLTKAEEKALKKIRRKIKNKISAQESRRKKKEYMDALEKKVETCSNENNELRRKVETLECTNKSLLQQLQSLQAVVAGKVHKSCRVAGTQTSSCLMVVVLCFALFLGSFYPSSLTPCSTITETGLTSKQLADKESYTATVKSRNLLSTFEDEQPHLLGLGGEYPDQWEDTPAVVMAVWRHSEQQKLGVEPSRVETHPPFRSKNNDTQQTQKNLLLDLHRSLEQRVNENSSKVIELERTVNETS
- the creb3l2 gene encoding cyclic AMP-responsive element-binding protein 3-like protein 2 isoform X3 — its product is MEILDSSEPFLHWDRNLSELSEAGEIDSVLYTNHFSELLDDLSQDALLGQLLSDPFLSGVRGGAEAMEGEDGGDLSPSSPLPPHITAEHSYSLCGDSRPQSPLSHLTGEQGSEAESDGDSSEWPMEQEEAIDGLLCETPSLLPTLSLSLASSEGPQAPEGPTVAPAAAAASPAQTTASSHNHGKGIKIKEENIIPQIKLEPHEVDQFLNLSPKGLESLQMPPTPPSSHGSDSEGSQSPVHAPPGLSCPTSPTSPSPSQASLKVSPRAASSLSNSPLLTAPHKLQGSGPLILTEEERRTLVAEGYPVPTKLPLTKAEEKALKKIRRKIKNKISAQESRRKKKEYMDALEKKVETCSNENNELRRKVETLECTNKSLLQQLQSLQAVVAGKVHKSCRVAGTQTSSCLMVVVLCFALFLGSFYPSSLTPCSTITETGLTSKQLADKESYTATVKSRNLLSTFEDEQPHLLGLGGEYPDQWEDTPAVVMAVWRHSEQQKLGVEPSRVETHPPFRSKNNDTQQTQKNLLLDLHRSLEQRVNENSSKVIELERTVNETS